Proteins from a genomic interval of Candidatus Palauibacter scopulicola:
- a CDS encoding arginine deiminase family protein — protein MNGRVQTEARFGVSSMVAPLRRVALRRPGRATLEADPARWHYAGPIEPGRLLRQYDAFAECVAASGAEIEWIEGAEDDGLADAMFPFDPSFMTPGGAILLQPGKALRQPEVASHEALYRRLGLPVIGAIEAPGVAEGGDLMWVDERTLAAGRGFRTNQSGIDQLRAMLAPFGIEVRAFDLPIWNGSAACLHLLSLVSPLDRDLALVYPRLFPVALYELMRERGIQCLEAGDEEFAASGGMSLNVLATAPRRCIALDGFPETVRLLRDAGCDVTCFDGDALCIPCEGGPTCLTLPILRDPPPPATKAVP, from the coding sequence ATGAACGGGCGGGTGCAAACCGAAGCGAGGTTCGGCGTCTCCAGCATGGTGGCGCCGCTGCGCCGCGTGGCGCTGCGCCGGCCGGGCCGGGCGACGCTGGAGGCGGACCCGGCGCGCTGGCACTACGCGGGGCCGATCGAGCCCGGCCGGCTGCTCCGCCAGTACGACGCGTTCGCCGAGTGCGTCGCGGCCTCCGGGGCGGAAATCGAGTGGATCGAGGGTGCGGAGGATGACGGGCTCGCCGACGCGATGTTCCCCTTCGATCCCTCCTTCATGACGCCCGGCGGCGCGATCCTGCTGCAGCCCGGGAAGGCGTTGCGACAGCCCGAGGTGGCAAGCCACGAGGCGCTCTACCGGCGTCTCGGCCTGCCGGTGATCGGCGCCATCGAGGCCCCGGGAGTTGCGGAAGGCGGGGATCTGATGTGGGTCGATGAACGCACGCTCGCGGCGGGGCGCGGCTTTCGTACCAACCAGTCGGGCATCGACCAGCTCCGGGCGATGCTGGCGCCGTTCGGGATCGAAGTCCGCGCCTTCGACCTTCCCATCTGGAACGGAAGCGCCGCCTGCCTGCACCTCCTCTCCCTGGTCAGCCCGCTGGATCGGGATCTTGCGCTGGTTTATCCCCGGCTCTTCCCGGTCGCGCTCTACGAGTTGATGCGCGAGCGCGGCATCCAATGTCTCGAGGCGGGGGATGAGGAATTCGCGGCTTCCGGGGGGATGAGTCTCAACGTCCTCGCGACGGCCCCGCGCCGCTGCATCGCGCTCGACGGATTTCCGGAGACCGTCCGGCTCCTGAGGGACGCGGGCTGCGACGTCACGTGCTTCGACGGCGACGCGCTCTGCATCCCGTGCGAGGGCGGCCCGACGTGCCTCACGCTCCCCATCCTCCGCGACCCTCCGCCCCCTGCAACGAAAGCCGTCCCATGA
- a CDS encoding serine hydrolase: protein MKRLTFAAIALALLAPAAAAAQQERSYDYFAPQREMIQRGVQAILQCNGLFTGDRTLEQVFEQELAYLRDPVGTAEGGDYVVDWERKAVAIGESGATPTMRAAFREGIGCVILSPEQTFDDIDDLPILTTPRAEGAAAGAAWPDGDLVMSRPLPRGVDPVALEAASDWTFDRESPEQVTLSLIVLHDGEIIHERYAPGVDMFTKTRTWSTAKSIASTLIGMLVDEGKLALDEPLPFDWLPGNAGSPENDPRREITLRHVLNMSSGLYPVDSWGMEYATGSGFSYWAGESSVHGARNRSLMQEPGTFWDYENYDTLLGVYAMKQVIGDPQAYLEFPRERLLDKIGMRNTLLSTDRFGDFIMSSQVYTTARDLARFGLLYAQNGMWKDERLISEEWIDFVRTPAPATSETGNEYGGQFWLVPDDRTDVPKDAYSTAGNRGQFVVIVPSHDVVIVRRGLDYGRQGFDRWDMTREVLKAFEPVATNP, encoded by the coding sequence ATGAAGCGCCTCACGTTCGCGGCCATCGCGCTCGCCCTCCTCGCGCCGGCAGCCGCGGCTGCCCAGCAGGAGCGGTCCTACGATTACTTCGCTCCGCAACGGGAGATGATCCAGCGCGGCGTCCAGGCCATCCTCCAGTGCAACGGCCTGTTCACGGGAGACCGGACGCTGGAGCAGGTCTTCGAGCAGGAACTCGCCTACCTGCGCGACCCGGTCGGGACGGCCGAGGGCGGCGATTACGTCGTGGACTGGGAGAGGAAGGCCGTCGCCATCGGCGAATCCGGCGCGACCCCGACCATGAGGGCCGCGTTCCGCGAGGGGATCGGGTGCGTGATCCTGTCGCCGGAGCAGACCTTCGACGACATCGATGACCTGCCGATCCTGACCACGCCCCGGGCGGAGGGCGCTGCGGCGGGGGCGGCGTGGCCGGACGGCGACCTCGTCATGAGCCGCCCGCTCCCGCGCGGCGTCGATCCGGTGGCCCTCGAGGCCGCGTCCGACTGGACCTTCGACCGCGAATCCCCGGAGCAGGTGACGCTCAGCCTCATCGTCCTCCACGACGGCGAGATCATCCACGAGCGTTACGCGCCCGGCGTCGACATGTTCACAAAGACCCGCACCTGGTCGACCGCGAAGAGCATCGCTTCGACCCTGATCGGCATGCTCGTCGACGAGGGGAAGCTGGCGCTCGACGAGCCCCTGCCCTTCGACTGGCTGCCCGGGAACGCGGGCTCGCCGGAGAACGATCCCCGGCGGGAGATCACCCTTCGTCACGTGCTCAACATGTCCAGCGGACTCTATCCCGTGGACAGTTGGGGGATGGAGTACGCGACCGGGTCGGGCTTCTCCTACTGGGCCGGAGAGAGTTCGGTGCACGGCGCCCGCAACCGCTCGCTCATGCAGGAACCCGGGACGTTCTGGGACTACGAGAACTACGACACGCTGCTCGGCGTGTACGCGATGAAGCAGGTGATCGGCGACCCGCAGGCCTACCTCGAGTTCCCGCGGGAACGTCTCCTCGACAAGATCGGCATGCGGAACACGCTCCTCAGCACGGACCGCTTCGGCGACTTCATCATGAGCAGCCAGGTGTACACGACGGCCCGCGACCTCGCCCGCTTCGGGCTCCTCTACGCGCAGAACGGGATGTGGAAAGACGAGCGCCTGATCTCGGAGGAGTGGATCGACTTCGTGCGGACGCCGGCCCCCGCCACGTCGGAGACCGGCAACGAATACGGCGGCCAGTTCTGGCTTGTGCCGGACGACCGCACGGACGTACCGAAGGACGCCTACTCCACCGCCGGCAACCGTGGCCAGTTCGTCGTCATCGTGCCTTCACACGACGTCGTCATCGTCCGGCGCGGGCTCGACTACGGCCGGCAGGGCTTCGACCGGTGGGACATGACGCGCGAGGTCCTCAAGGCGTTCGAGCCCGTCGCCACGAACCCCTGA
- a CDS encoding thioredoxin family protein — protein sequence MDRDRFRSASTFSEYLETVEKNRELWHALARRAAVDDETRQRARAIPGQWNVIALTEDWCGDAINTLPVFDRLAEVAGNIELRLLLRDENPDLMDAHLTNGTSRSIPVLIAYDETFRERGWWGPRPAPIQEWVMTEGMKLDPADRYREVRRYYARDKGRTALDEFLRILERAAAGA from the coding sequence TTGGACCGAGACCGATTCCGCAGCGCCTCGACGTTCTCCGAATACCTGGAGACAGTGGAGAAGAACCGCGAACTCTGGCACGCGCTGGCCCGCCGCGCGGCGGTGGACGATGAGACCCGGCAACGTGCCCGCGCCATCCCCGGCCAATGGAACGTCATCGCGCTCACCGAGGACTGGTGCGGAGACGCGATCAACACCCTCCCCGTGTTCGACCGCCTGGCGGAGGTCGCCGGGAACATCGAACTGCGCCTGCTCCTGCGGGACGAGAATCCGGACCTGATGGACGCCCATCTGACGAACGGGACGAGCCGGTCCATTCCGGTTCTCATCGCCTACGACGAGACGTTCCGCGAGCGTGGCTGGTGGGGCCCCCGGCCGGCGCCGATCCAGGAGTGGGTGATGACGGAGGGGATGAAGCTGGACCCGGCAGACCGCTATCGCGAGGTGCGCCGCTACTACGCAAGAGACAAGGGCCGCACCGCGCTGGACGAGTTCCTCCGCATTCTCGAGCGCGCGGCCGCCGGCGCCTGA
- a CDS encoding GLPGLI family protein, with protein sequence MSTRRRLRQRFQFSLRAALPVALAGFAAGFAPAALGAQAAQAGSVHYLRSVQFDFEVPERMAAFRDRLAALNTASMVLRFDGARSIMMPDPEEQEATPRGAPGGSDRMDRRALGMAMRLRMGSASRSDQEDVVQAYVDFGSGAITETREFMGRTFLISGDRPAFAWKLGTEQREFLGYMVQQATAVHDGSEIEAWFTPQIPVQAGPGQYGGLPGLILVLTVDGGDLLYSATEVNLDGLGDVAIAPPTDGEMVTHEEYEALVAEKLEEIRATRGAGNRRRPFDGGLR encoded by the coding sequence ATGAGTACACGACGACGGTTGCGGCAACGGTTCCAATTCTCCCTTCGGGCGGCCCTCCCGGTGGCCCTTGCGGGCTTCGCTGCGGGCTTCGCGCCGGCGGCGCTCGGCGCGCAGGCGGCACAGGCGGGGAGCGTCCACTACCTGCGTTCGGTGCAGTTCGACTTCGAGGTGCCGGAGCGCATGGCGGCATTTCGCGACCGCCTCGCGGCGCTGAACACGGCCTCCATGGTCCTCCGCTTCGACGGCGCCCGGTCGATCATGATGCCGGATCCGGAAGAGCAGGAAGCGACCCCCCGGGGCGCTCCCGGCGGTTCGGACCGGATGGACCGCCGCGCCCTCGGGATGGCGATGCGGCTCAGAATGGGATCGGCCTCCCGCAGCGACCAGGAGGACGTGGTTCAGGCCTATGTCGACTTCGGGAGCGGCGCGATCACGGAGACCCGCGAGTTCATGGGGCGCACGTTCCTGATCTCCGGAGACCGGCCCGCGTTTGCGTGGAAGCTCGGGACCGAACAGCGCGAGTTCCTCGGTTACATGGTCCAGCAGGCGACGGCGGTCCATGACGGATCGGAGATCGAAGCCTGGTTCACACCCCAGATCCCGGTGCAGGCGGGCCCCGGCCAGTACGGCGGGCTTCCCGGCCTCATCCTCGTGCTCACGGTCGACGGCGGAGACCTCCTCTACTCGGCGACCGAGGTGAACCTCGACGGCCTCGGCGACGTCGCGATCGCGCCCCCGACGGACGGGGAAATGGTCACGCACGAGGAGTACGAAGCCCTCGTGGCGGAGAAGCTCGAGGAAATCCGGGCCACGCGCGGGGCCGGCAACCGGCGCCGTCCGTTCGACGGGGGGCTCCGATGA
- a CDS encoding SRPBCC family protein has product MNRTLKRIIIGMLVVIAGLFAVVFGVGSSLPQDHVAVVRAEFPASPEEIFETIADYRAYPEWRPSVERVEELPARDGNPAWVMIEATGPLPMELTESQPPSRLVTTILSEGMPFGGRWIYEIEPAAGGAIVTITEEGEVYSAIFRFVSRYIMGHHASASLFLSDLGGRFGDDVTVDIVR; this is encoded by the coding sequence ATGAACCGCACCCTGAAACGCATCATCATCGGCATGCTCGTCGTCATCGCGGGGCTGTTCGCGGTCGTCTTCGGCGTCGGGAGTTCCCTGCCCCAGGACCATGTCGCGGTGGTGAGGGCCGAGTTCCCGGCTTCGCCGGAGGAGATCTTCGAGACCATCGCGGACTACCGGGCCTACCCCGAGTGGCGTCCCTCCGTCGAACGCGTCGAGGAACTCCCGGCCCGCGACGGCAACCCCGCCTGGGTGATGATCGAGGCCACGGGTCCGCTTCCCATGGAGTTGACGGAGAGCCAGCCCCCGAGCCGGCTCGTAACGACGATCCTCTCGGAAGGCATGCCCTTCGGCGGACGCTGGATCTACGAGATCGAACCCGCGGCGGGCGGAGCGATCGTGACGATCACCGAGGAGGGGGAGGTGTACAGCGCCATCTTCCGCTTCGTGAGCCGCTACATCATGGGCCACCACGCTTCGGCGTCGCTCTTCCTCAGCGACCTCGGCGGGCGCTTCGGCGACGACGTCACCGTGGACATCGTGCGTTAG
- a CDS encoding MBL fold metallo-hydrolase — translation MQNTLLVVCEDGRTGLLVDPGAATPEALAEARARDLDIAALLVTHAHLDHIDGLKEAKVETGAPIYLHPLDRPLYDNIANQALAFGVPCVEPPPPDIDLVPGTNIAFGGSEFEVVFAPGHAPGHVMFVSTSHPVAIVGDVIFRGSIGRTDLPNGDYGVLMESIRTQVLTLPSETRLYPGHGPETTVALERDTNPFVLQLHGGRWV, via the coding sequence GTGCAGAACACGCTGCTCGTGGTCTGCGAGGACGGCCGCACCGGGCTGTTGGTCGATCCGGGAGCCGCGACGCCCGAGGCGCTGGCCGAGGCGCGCGCTCGCGACCTGGACATCGCGGCGCTCCTCGTCACGCACGCCCACCTGGATCACATCGACGGCCTCAAGGAGGCGAAGGTGGAGACGGGGGCGCCCATCTACCTCCACCCGCTCGACCGCCCGCTCTACGACAACATCGCGAACCAGGCCCTCGCCTTCGGCGTACCCTGCGTGGAGCCGCCGCCGCCCGACATCGACCTGGTCCCCGGCACGAACATCGCCTTCGGCGGCTCGGAATTCGAGGTCGTGTTCGCGCCCGGCCACGCGCCGGGGCACGTGATGTTCGTCTCCACGTCGCACCCCGTGGCGATCGTGGGGGACGTGATCTTCCGCGGGTCGATCGGACGGACGGACCTCCCGAACGGGGACTACGGCGTGCTCATGGAATCCATTCGGACGCAGGTGCTCACGCTACCGTCCGAGACCCGCCTCTACCCCGGCCACGGCCCCGAGACCACCGTGGCGCTGGAGCGTGACACCAACCCCTTCGTCCTCCAACTCCACGGCGGCCGCTGGGTCTGA
- a CDS encoding ATP-binding protein has translation MYRRFVDDRIAEALADTRVVLLCGPRQSGKTTLAQQIAHTEIPFFTLDDAVTLNAAETDPTGFVRGLDRAVIDEIQRVPELLLAIKTAVDRDPRPGRFLLTGSANLMTLPRVADSLAGRMETIRLLPLAQAELRGTRPGFLPRAFAGDAPVSTNPVVGAELLDIVLAGGYPEALTRSTWRRRRRWHLNYVEAILQRDVRDIARVDQLQAMPKLLRVLAEHSGQLVNYSGFGSALGMNHVTIRKYVGVLEDLFLLRTLQPWYSNTLKRLLKTPKLHFLDSGLLASWGQRSPELLGRDRTRFGPLLETFVFGELLKLTGWVDDPYRFSHFRDKQGNEVDVVLEDGLGRVVGIEVKASATVSRRDFAGLERLKAACGDRFALGLVLHDHDRTTPFGRRLAAAPISTLWS, from the coding sequence CTGTATCGTCGTTTCGTTGACGACCGAATCGCAGAGGCACTCGCGGATACGCGAGTCGTGTTGCTCTGCGGTCCCCGCCAGTCAGGAAAAACCACGCTGGCGCAGCAGATCGCGCACACCGAAATCCCTTTCTTCACACTCGACGACGCCGTCACTCTCAATGCCGCCGAGACCGATCCCACCGGTTTCGTGCGTGGCCTGGACCGAGCTGTGATCGACGAGATCCAGCGCGTTCCGGAACTCCTGCTCGCGATCAAGACCGCCGTAGACAGGGATCCTCGTCCGGGACGGTTCCTGCTCACCGGATCCGCGAACCTGATGACGCTGCCCCGCGTCGCCGATTCCCTCGCGGGTCGCATGGAGACCATCCGCCTCCTGCCTCTCGCTCAAGCGGAATTGCGAGGCACCCGACCCGGATTCCTGCCACGCGCGTTCGCGGGCGACGCTCCGGTCTCCACCAACCCCGTCGTGGGCGCCGAACTCCTGGACATCGTGCTCGCCGGAGGGTATCCCGAGGCGCTGACTCGCTCGACCTGGCGTCGTCGCCGCCGATGGCACCTGAACTACGTCGAGGCGATCCTGCAACGGGATGTCCGCGACATCGCCCGCGTCGATCAACTGCAGGCCATGCCGAAGCTGCTGCGCGTGCTCGCCGAACATTCCGGGCAACTCGTGAACTACTCGGGGTTCGGTTCGGCATTGGGCATGAACCACGTCACCATCCGCAAGTACGTCGGCGTACTCGAAGACCTGTTCCTCCTTCGGACGCTGCAGCCCTGGTATTCGAACACCCTGAAGCGGCTCCTGAAGACCCCGAAGCTGCACTTCCTGGACTCGGGGCTGCTCGCGTCCTGGGGCCAGCGGTCGCCGGAACTCCTCGGTCGCGACCGGACGCGTTTCGGGCCGCTGCTGGAGACTTTCGTTTTCGGAGAACTCCTCAAGCTCACCGGCTGGGTCGACGATCCCTACAGGTTCTCTCACTTCCGGGACAAGCAGGGCAACGAGGTCGATGTCGTCCTGGAAGACGGGCTCGGCAGAGTGGTCGGGATCGAGGTGAAGGCATCCGCTACGGTCTCGCGTCGCGATTTTGCCGGTCTTGAGCGCCTCAAGGCCGCCTGCGGCGATCGCTTCGCGCTGGGACTGGTTCTTCACGACCACGACCGGACGACCCCCTTCGGCCGTCGCCTGGCCGCCGCGCCCATTTCGACGCTCTGGTCCTGA
- a CDS encoding MarC family protein, with the protein MIDQILYGSIALIALTNPLAELPFFFAATDGSSRAELRRAAVKVAVGVLIVLTVATVAGARILNLFDVSFAAFRTAGGLVVVLAALEMLRGAGFGITGVRRDPGETEDHLWVPLVMPLIAGPASITAAITLALDEAGALIGVPVATLIAVFVASAGVLAVLLAASFLSHALSRRAVRIFERFSGLILLAIGCQMCLSGIREFFAG; encoded by the coding sequence GTGATCGATCAGATTCTCTACGGCTCCATCGCGCTCATCGCGCTCACGAACCCGCTCGCCGAGTTGCCCTTCTTCTTCGCGGCGACGGACGGGTCCTCGCGGGCGGAACTGCGGCGCGCGGCGGTCAAGGTCGCGGTCGGAGTGCTCATCGTGCTGACCGTCGCCACCGTTGCCGGCGCGCGCATCCTGAACCTCTTCGACGTGAGCTTCGCCGCGTTCCGGACGGCTGGCGGCCTCGTCGTCGTCCTCGCCGCGCTCGAGATGCTCCGCGGCGCCGGGTTCGGGATCACGGGCGTGCGCCGGGATCCGGGCGAGACGGAGGACCACCTGTGGGTCCCGCTCGTCATGCCGCTCATCGCGGGTCCGGCGTCGATCACCGCCGCGATCACGCTGGCGCTCGACGAGGCCGGCGCGTTGATCGGGGTTCCCGTCGCCACGCTGATCGCGGTGTTCGTCGCGTCGGCGGGCGTGCTCGCGGTGCTTCTCGCGGCCAGCTTCCTCTCGCACGCGCTGAGCCGCCGGGCGGTCCGGATCTTCGAGCGCTTCTCCGGCCTGATCCTGCTCGCCATCGGCTGCCAGATGTGCCTCAGCGGCATCCGGGAGTTCTTCGCCGGCTGA
- a CDS encoding MATE family efflux transporter has translation MNLAPRRADLARMLELALPIVTVQVGIMMMGVVDTVMVGRLSATDLAAVGLGNIYFFQIAVFGMGVLMSLDPIVAQGVGAGNHEAAARGIQRAFVLTLFLTAITSLLFLPAARVFALLRQPADVVPVAGGYALGSILGMLPFYAFVVLRQSLQAMHRVAPIVWTIAGANLLNAFLNWVLIYGNLGVPQLGAVGSAWGSSLARWCMAVALLWLSWSSMRPYLGRFRREALDRRALVRMVRLGTPIGFQQQLEFGAFAVIGVMMGWLGTEAMAGHQIALNLAALTFMVPFGIAAASAVRVGHAVGREDMDGARRAAAAGIQLSGVFMLATAGAFLAFPRFWAGLYSHDLAVIAIAASLIPIAGVFQVADGLQTVAAGVFRGAGNTFTPFLVNALGFWLLGVPVSYFLAFRADWGPRGLWWGLAAGLAVVAVLLFARLRRVLGRDVRRVAIDPL, from the coding sequence ATGAACCTCGCTCCCCGCCGCGCGGACCTCGCGCGCATGCTGGAACTGGCCCTCCCGATCGTGACGGTTCAGGTGGGCATCATGATGATGGGCGTCGTAGACACGGTCATGGTCGGCCGCCTGTCGGCGACCGATCTCGCCGCCGTCGGCCTGGGAAACATCTACTTCTTTCAGATCGCCGTGTTCGGCATGGGCGTGCTCATGTCGCTCGATCCCATCGTCGCGCAGGGCGTGGGGGCGGGGAACCATGAAGCCGCCGCCCGGGGGATACAGCGGGCGTTCGTCCTCACTCTGTTCCTGACGGCGATCACGTCCCTGCTCTTCCTGCCCGCGGCGCGCGTGTTCGCCCTGCTGCGGCAGCCCGCGGATGTCGTCCCCGTGGCCGGGGGCTACGCGCTGGGATCGATCCTCGGGATGCTTCCCTTCTACGCGTTCGTCGTGCTCCGACAGAGCCTGCAGGCGATGCATCGCGTGGCGCCGATCGTGTGGACGATCGCGGGGGCGAACCTCCTGAACGCCTTCCTCAACTGGGTGCTGATCTACGGCAATCTCGGGGTGCCGCAGTTGGGGGCCGTGGGCTCGGCGTGGGGGTCGAGCCTCGCGCGCTGGTGCATGGCGGTCGCGCTTCTCTGGCTGTCCTGGTCCTCCATGCGTCCCTATCTGGGCCGGTTCCGGCGCGAGGCGCTCGACCGGCGCGCGCTCGTGCGCATGGTGCGGCTCGGCACGCCGATCGGCTTCCAGCAGCAACTCGAGTTCGGGGCGTTCGCCGTGATCGGCGTCATGATGGGCTGGCTGGGCACCGAGGCGATGGCGGGGCACCAGATCGCCCTCAACCTCGCCGCGCTCACCTTCATGGTGCCGTTCGGGATCGCGGCGGCTTCCGCCGTGCGTGTCGGCCACGCCGTGGGACGCGAGGACATGGACGGTGCGCGCCGGGCCGCGGCCGCGGGGATCCAGCTCAGCGGCGTCTTCATGCTCGCCACCGCGGGCGCGTTTCTCGCCTTCCCGCGCTTCTGGGCCGGCCTCTATTCGCACGATCTCGCGGTCATCGCCATCGCCGCGTCGCTGATCCCGATCGCCGGCGTCTTCCAGGTCGCCGATGGCCTCCAGACCGTCGCGGCCGGTGTCTTTCGCGGCGCCGGAAACACCTTCACGCCCTTCCTCGTCAACGCCCTCGGCTTCTGGCTGCTCGGCGTCCCGGTGAGCTACTTCCTCGCCTTCCGTGCCGACTGGGGCCCGCGCGGCCTGTGGTGGGGCCTGGCCGCCGGACTCGCCGTCGTGGCCGTCCTCCTCTTCGCCCGCCTGCGCCGGGTCCTCGGCCGCGACGTGCGCCGCGTAGCCATCGACCCACTCTAG